From the Deinococcus seoulensis genome, the window CAGGGCAGTCAGGTCCGCCCTGACCTGGAATGGTTGGACCTGGAGTGGTTGGACCTGGACGAGTCCGGAGGGAACGGCGCTGAGGGGGCCAGGGCCGTGCCCGGCGTGCCTGGGCGTGGCACTTGAACGGATCTGGCCCGGCGTGCGCCGGGGCGTGCGCTAGACTTCCGGGAATGTTGATGTCCGTGCGCTGGCTGGTCAGGGGTGGGGGAGCGCGGTGACGCTGGAAACGTCCGAGCAGGAGTTCACGGCGCGGTTCGGGGCGTTCGCGGCGGACGGGACGCTGTACCCGCAGCGCGAGGGCAGTCCGCTGCTGGAGTTCGCGGCGGGCGGGCGGGTGCTGTACCTGTTCGACCGTTCCGGGCCGTACGCGGCGCTGCCGGGGCCGGGGCGGGTGGTGGTGCACGGGGTGCTGGACCCGCAGGGGACCCTGGCCGCGCCGGGTGGGCCCGAGACGCTGGCGGTGCTGGGCGTGTCGGGTGTGGAGGGCGTGGGGCGGGTGCTGGCGGCGTTGCCGGGGGCGCTGGTGGTGCAGGCGCGGTTGCCGCTGGTGCTGGGCAGTTTCGGTCCGTTGCCGGAGGTGCCGGTGGGTGGGTGGCTTGCGTTCCGGACCCTTCCGCCGCTGCATGGCTTTCTGGTGCCGTAGGCCGGCGCGGCACTCCAGCGCGGCAGTCTGGTGCAGTAGCCTGTCAGATTGGCGGGTGGGAACGGAAAGGTCAAGACCACTCGGGGGTATGTTCCTCACGGAGTGACAGATTCGGTGTGAATTGTTCCCCACAACTGTTTGACGTCGTTGAATTCCGATCTTCCGCTGCCGCTCCTCTTCATTCATCATGAAGGTACCCTTATGGCTGACCTGCTGCTTCCCCTTCCCGGTGCCCACGACAGCACCCACGCGTGCTTCGTGCTGGTCGACCTGGTCGGCAGTACCGCCATGGCGCAGCAGCTTCCGCTGCGCAACTACCAGACACTCATGCAGGAATTCGTGCAGGTCATGATCCTGAGCTTCGAGGCACGCGGCGGCGAGGTCCTGCAACACCAGGGCGACGCCGTGCTGGCCTGGTGGCCGCTGCAACAGGCCGCGCAGGCCTGCGCCGCCGCCCATGACGCCCACGGCCGCGCCGCCCGCCTGACCCTGGCCGCCAGCCTGGGCCAGCGCCTGCACCTGCGCGCCGGGGTCTCCGGCGGCGAGGTCATCATGGGCGTCGTGGGCGGCCAGAACAGCGCCTACGGCCTGCCCGTCAACTACGCCACCCGCCTGTGCGACGCCGCCGAACCCGGCCAGACCCTGGTCTGCGACGCCGTGCTGAGCAGCGCCCCCGGTGTCCGCACCGAACCGTACCAGCCGCTGCACCTGCAGGGCTTCGGTGAGAACTGCTGCGCGCACCTGCTGCTGCCGCCGCTGAACGCAGGCCCGCGCACTGCGGATGAAAGCTGATTAAGCGCTGCGGCCCTCTTCTCATGAGAACGGTCCCTAGACTGGCCGCATGGAACGCAAGCCCCTGGTCCTAGTTATCGAGGATGAGAAAGACATCGCTCGGTTCATTGAACTCGAACTCGCCGCCGAAGGGTACGCCACCGAAGTCGCCTTCGACGGCGTCACCGGCCTCTCCAAATTCCGTGAAGTCAACCCCGACCTCGTCATCCTGGACCTGATGCTGCCGGTCCTCGACGGCCTGGAAGTCGCGCGCCGCATCCGCAAGACCAGCAACACCCCCATCATCATCCTGACCGCCAAGGACGGCATTCAGGACAAGGTGGAGGGCCTTGACAGCGGCGCCGACGACTACCTGATCAAGCCGTTCTCCATCGAGGAACTGCTGGCCCGCGTGCGCGCCCACCTGCGCCGCGTGAACCCGGCCGTGACCGGCGAGGTCCGCGTGGCCGACCTGGTCATGAACCTCGACGGCCGCGAGATCTTCCGTGGCGGGCGCCGCGTGGAACTGTCCGCCAAGGAATTCGAACTGCTCGAACTGCTGGCCCGCAACCCCGGCAAGGTCTTCTCGCGCTTCGAGATCGAGGAGAAAGTCTGGCCCGAGTACACCGGCGGCAGCAACGTCGTGGACGTGTACATCGGGTACCTGCGCCGCAAACTGGAAGAGGGTGGCGAGCGCCGCCTGATCCACACGGTGCGCGGCGTCGGCTACGTGCTGCGCGAGGAGTAACCGCAC encodes:
- a CDS encoding adenylate/guanylate cyclase domain-containing protein: MADLLLPLPGAHDSTHACFVLVDLVGSTAMAQQLPLRNYQTLMQEFVQVMILSFEARGGEVLQHQGDAVLAWWPLQQAAQACAAAHDAHGRAARLTLAASLGQRLHLRAGVSGGEVIMGVVGGQNSAYGLPVNYATRLCDAAEPGQTLVCDAVLSSAPGVRTEPYQPLHLQGFGENCCAHLLLPPLNAGPRTADES
- a CDS encoding response regulator transcription factor; its protein translation is MERKPLVLVIEDEKDIARFIELELAAEGYATEVAFDGVTGLSKFREVNPDLVILDLMLPVLDGLEVARRIRKTSNTPIIILTAKDGIQDKVEGLDSGADDYLIKPFSIEELLARVRAHLRRVNPAVTGEVRVADLVMNLDGREIFRGGRRVELSAKEFELLELLARNPGKVFSRFEIEEKVWPEYTGGSNVVDVYIGYLRRKLEEGGERRLIHTVRGVGYVLREE